AGGTCGTGAAGATATTATTGTCATTATCGGTGGCGTAATTCCTGCACAAGATTATGAATTCTTATATGAAAAAGGAGCATCACTTATTTTCGGCCCAGGTACCGTTATCCCAATTGCTGCACAAAAAGTTCTTGAGGAAATTAAACGTCGCTTAGAGGATGAGGAATAAGATGACGAATTTTAAAAAGCCGGAGTGGGCACAAAACGAAGCGCACGACACAAGTCGTGTTGCAGAAGGTGTGAAGCATGGGCATGATGGGTTTAACGACTCATCTCCCTCCCCTACTTCGCAAAAAAAATCCGTAAAACGAAAAAAACTAAGTATTGAGGATTATGTAAAAGGTGTTTTAAACAACGATAGAAGTGTTCTTGCACAAACCATTACTTTAATTGAAAGTAATGCTCCAAAGCATATGGATATGGCACAACAAGTATTACAACAACTATTACCTCATACCGGAAAATCTATCCGTGTCGGAATTACTGGAGTTCCTGGTGCAGGCAAAAGTACATTTATCGAAGCTCTTGGGCAATATTTATGTAAAAAAGGACATAAAGTTGCCGTATTGGCAGTCGATCCAAGTAGCACGGTTACGCGTGGAAGTATCCTTGGGGACAAAACAAGAATGGAACAACTTAGTCGGGAAAAAAATGCCTTTATTCGTCCCTCTCCATCCGGTGGAACATTAGGTGGGGTAACAAGAAAAAGTCGGGAAACAATGCTTGTTTGTGAAGCGGCTGGTTTTGATGTCATTTTAGTGGAAACTGTTGGCGTAGGACAAAACGAAGTATCTGTTCGGAATATGGTAGATTTCTTTTTATTACTTGCAATTACTGGTGCAGGAGATGAATTACAAGGAATCAAAAAAGGAATCATGGAGTTAGCAGATGCTATTTTAGTTCACAAAGCGGATGGCGATAATTTACGAAAAGCCAAAGTTGCTCGAGCGGATTACAACCAAGTACTTCACTACTTACAACCAGCAACAGAAGGTTGGATGACGCAAGCTCATGTTGCTTCTAGCTATACAGGAGAAGGAATTTCTGATATATGGAATGTTGTGGAAACATTCCAAGAAAAAATGGTGAAAAGTGGCGTATTGCATAAGCGACGCGAGTCCCAAACATTAGATTGGATTAATGAAATGGTAGAAGAACAATTACTATTCCGTTTCAAACAACATCCAGTCATCAAAGAGCAAAAACCTTTTATTGAACAAGATGTTTTAGCTGGTCGATTATCACCAACAAAAGCAGCAAAAGATTTATTACAACTTTTTGATCGTGAACATAAATAAAAGCTACGGAAAAATCCGTAGCTTTTTTTATATGCCCTACCATTTCCCTTTCCCCTTTTCATCCACTTCATTCTGATTCCTTTGCATACTTTCCCTACATCTAATTCGTACTCCTTAGCACTATTGATGACTTTCTTTTAAGCGGTGAAAACGAAACCAAGTTTTTTTCGTCGGTTTCACAATTTTTGCTTCTACTACGTTTTTATTTTTTAGCGATTCGATAATCTCCTCCATTTTTTGTAATCGCTCCGTTATTAACTCCAATTCTTTCCGATGATTTAACAACTGTACAGTTACTACTTCGTCTGCTTTTTGTTGCACCATTCGTTCTAAATGATTCATCCGATGCATCAACTCATCAAAAGAAGCAGACACCGTTGTCTCTTTAGGAGACTCTCCCCATTTCGCACAAGATACTTCTGATAATGTCGTTCCGTTATCAACTTGTTTTTTTATTTCTGATAATACTGCAATATCTTCTTCCCCATACACATAATGACCAACATCATTTTTAGAAATTCGGATGTTAAAATATTT
The genomic region above belongs to Massilibacterium senegalense and contains:
- the meaB gene encoding methylmalonyl Co-A mutase-associated GTPase MeaB produces the protein MTNFKKPEWAQNEAHDTSRVAEGVKHGHDGFNDSSPSPTSQKKSVKRKKLSIEDYVKGVLNNDRSVLAQTITLIESNAPKHMDMAQQVLQQLLPHTGKSIRVGITGVPGAGKSTFIEALGQYLCKKGHKVAVLAVDPSSTVTRGSILGDKTRMEQLSREKNAFIRPSPSGGTLGGVTRKSRETMLVCEAAGFDVILVETVGVGQNEVSVRNMVDFFLLLAITGAGDELQGIKKGIMELADAILVHKADGDNLRKAKVARADYNQVLHYLQPATEGWMTQAHVASSYTGEGISDIWNVVETFQEKMVKSGVLHKRRESQTLDWINEMVEEQLLFRFKQHPVIKEQKPFIEQDVLAGRLSPTKAAKDLLQLFDREHK
- a CDS encoding MerR family transcriptional regulator; the protein is MEWKTKEVAEKLGINPRTMLSWIKYFNIRISKNDVGHYVYGEEDIAVLSEIKKQVDNGTTLSEVSCAKWGESPKETTVSASFDELMHRMNHLERMVQQKADEVVTVQLLNHRKELELITERLQKMEEIIESLKNKNVVEAKIVKPTKKTWFRFHRLKESHQ